TGAACAAAATACTTTTTGTAGCAACTGGAGCTCTTCATAGTACCACAAGTGTTCAACAAGGAGAATCAATACCTGGCATTGCACATGCGGTGAGTATTGAAAGAGAATTTGAATAATTGATTTTTTAGAGAGGATGTTATTATGCAGGAAACACTAATGACATATGTTAATGCTTTTTTAGTGGGTGGAATCATCTGCGCTATAGGACAGGTTCTTATAGATAAAACCAAGTTAACTCCGGCCAGAATCCTAGTGGCATTTGTAAGCATCGGTGTGATATTAACGGCAATGGGAATTTATCAGAAAATTGTAGATATTGGAGGGGCTGGAGCAACAATACCCTTGACCGGTTTCGGATACAGCCTTGCAAAAGGGGCTTTTCAAGAAGTAGATAAATATGGATTATTAGGAGCTTTTACTGGAGGATTAAGAGCTACTGCCGCAGGCGTGGCTGCCGCAATTTTTTTTGGATATCTGGCGTCAGTTGCTTTCAAACCAAAGGCAAAAAGATAAACATAGAAAGGGAAGCAAGGGGACAGTTTTTGGAGCAAGGGGACGGTTCTTCTGCTTCCGATTTGACGGAAGCAGA
Above is a genomic segment from Clostridiaceae bacterium containing:
- the spoVAE gene encoding stage V sporulation protein AE, translating into MTYVNAFLVGGIICAIGQVLIDKTKLTPARILVAFVSIGVILTAMGIYQKIVDIGGAGATIPLTGFGYSLAKGAFQEVDKYGLLGAFTGGLRATAAGVAAAIFFGYLASVAFKPKAKR